In Triplophysa rosa linkage group LG7, Trosa_1v2, whole genome shotgun sequence, the following proteins share a genomic window:
- the patz1 gene encoding POZ (BTB) and AT hook-containing zinc finger 1 isoform X2, with protein sequence MERTDQPWSSSYTYQVSKHSAEMLHNLNTQRKDGGRFCDVILRVGEESFAAHKAVLAACSEYFESVFSCQAVDGGEGKELEMHTISPKVFRDILDFAYTSKIVVRLECFPELMTAAKFLLMRSVVEICQEVIKQSNVHILVPPSRGGEHSMFRSPGAAEQLSHPVDMSNGSVSNGAVFTNNNDNDGADPTRANNSSQPAVPEAADRLPVSPLEFPRNHLNSEGSPGSKRGRGRPKKESASESITYNSTAHNENNHLFSCGVCGKVFPDEVQLRNHETQHGTFSGGVSTGVDLVAVDGPTLISQSQARFQQNGLPADNRKRERTRRHVACDLCGKVFRDVYHLNRHKLSHSGEKPYACPVCGLRFKRKDRMSYHVRSHDGSVGKPYVCQSCGKGFSRPDHLNGHIKQVHTTERPHKCQICNASFATRDRLRSHLACHEDKIPCQVCGKFLRAAYMTDHLKKHSEGPHNYCGICNKDGQENAGKCPHQDSDGSDAVFGDLPNGTDLKPEQKPAGEDLEVKSFIFNGQSDDAVTTPGGSKLKTDPEKKFACAECGQTFRTKSYLNKHHHRVHKKRAAAGSNLGNLGSPFSPQQNMSLLESFGFQIVQSAFASSLVDSEMGGSGIDLGDK encoded by the exons ATGGAGAGGACCGATCAGCCGTGGAGTTCCTCCTACACGTACCAGGTGAGCAAACACAGCGCCGAGATGCTACACAACCTCAACACTCAGAGAAAAGATGGTGGCAGGTTTTGCGATGTTATCTTACGCGTCGGAGAGGAAAGCTTCGCGGCCCACAAAGCGGTGTTGGCGGCGTGCAGCGAGTATTTCGAGTCGGTGTTCAGCTGTCAGGCAGTGGACGGCGGCGAAGGCAAGGAGCTGGAGATGCACACGATTAGCCCGAAAGTTTTTCGAGACATCCTGGACTTCGCGTACACCTCCAAGATCGTGGTGCGCCTGGAGTGTTTTCCGGAGCTGATGACAGCGGCGAAGTTTCTGTTAATGCGATCTGTCGTCGAGATCTGTCAGGAGGTTATTAAACAATCCAACGTACATATCCTCGTGCCTCCTTCCCGGGGAGGCGAGCACAGCATGTTTAGGAGCCCCGGGGCCGCGGAGCAGCTGTCACACCCCGTGGACATGTCAAACGGGAGCGTGTCCAACGGCGCTGTGTTTACCAACAATAATGACAACGACGGTGCCGATCCGACACGAGCAAATAACAGCTCGCAGCCGGCGGTTCCAGAAGCGGCTGATCGTTTACCagtgtctccattagagtttcccAGGAACCACCTAAACTCCGAGGGATCCCCGGGATCGAAACGAGGCAGAGGAAGACCCAAAAAAGAGTCCGCGTCGGAGTCGATCACATACAACAGCACTGCTCATAATGAAAATAATCATCTTTTCTCGTGTGGAGTTTGTGGCAAGGTCTTTCCCGACGAGGTCCAGTTAAGAAACCACGAAACGCAGCACGGGACGTTTTCCGGTGGCGTGAGCACCGGCGTGGACCTCGTCGCCGTGGACGGTCCGACGTTGATCTCTCAATCGCAAGCGAGGTTTCAGCAAAACGGGCTCCCGGCGGATAACCGCAAGCGCGAGAGGACGAGACGGCACGTAGCGTGTGACCTGTGCGGAAAGGTTTTCCGGGACGTGTATCACCTGAATCGACACAAGCTGTCACATTCGGGCGAAAAACCGTACGCTTGTCCGGTGTGCGGGCTGCGTTTCAAACGTAAGGATAGGATGTCTTACCACGTGCGATCTCACGACGGGTCGGTGGGTAAACCGTATGTGTGTCAAAGCTGCGGTAAAGGTTTCTCACG GCCAGACCATCTGAATGGACATATTAAACAGGTGCACACCACAGAGAGACCCCATAAATGTCAG ATTTGCAACGCATCCTTTGCAACACGAGATCGACTGAGATCCCATCTGGCGTGCCACGAAGATAAGATACCTTGTCAAGTGTGTGGGAAATTCCTCCGGGCAGCCTACATGACTGACCACTTGAAAAAACACAGTGAAGGACCTCACAACTATTGTGGAATATGCAACAAAG ACGGGCAGGAGAATGCTGGGAAATGCCCCCACCAGGACTCTGATGGTTCAGACGCAGTTTTCGGCGACCTCCCCAACGGAACCGATCTCAAGCCTGAACAAAAACCCGCAGGAGAAGACCTGGAAGTCAAGTCGTTCATCTTCAACGGACAGTCTGACGACGCGGTGACAACTCCAGGAGGATCCAAACTAAAAACGGACCCGGAAAAGAAGTTTGCTTGCGCCGAGTGTGGACAGACCTTCCGTACAAAGTCTTACCTCAACAAGCACCATCATCGGGTGCACAAGAAACGTGCAGCGGCCGGATCCAATCTTGGTAATCTAGGCTCACCCTTTTCACCCCAACAGAACATGTCACTTCTTGAATCCTTTGGCTTTCAGATCGTCCAGTCAGCCTTTGCTTCATCTCTGGTGGACTCTGAGATGGGCGGCAGTGGAATAGATTTAGGGGACAAATGA
- the patz1 gene encoding POZ (BTB) and AT hook-containing zinc finger 1 isoform X1: MERTDQPWSSSYTYQVSKHSAEMLHNLNTQRKDGGRFCDVILRVGEESFAAHKAVLAACSEYFESVFSCQAVDGGEGKELEMHTISPKVFRDILDFAYTSKIVVRLECFPELMTAAKFLLMRSVVEICQEVIKQSNVHILVPPSRGGEHSMFRSPGAAEQLSHPVDMSNGSVSNGAVFTNNNDNDGADPTRANNSSQPAVPEAADRLPVSPLEFPRNHLNSEGSPGSKRGRGRPKKESASESITYNSTAHNENNHLFSCGVCGKVFPDEVQLRNHETQHGTFSGGVSTGVDLVAVDGPTLISQSQARFQQNGLPADNRKRERTRRHVACDLCGKVFRDVYHLNRHKLSHSGEKPYACPVCGLRFKRKDRMSYHVRSHDGSVGKPYVCQSCGKGFSRPDHLNGHIKQVHTTERPHKCQICNASFATRDRLRSHLACHEDKIPCQVCGKFLRAAYMTDHLKKHSEGPHNYCGICNKGFSTASYLKVHVKTHHSSSVLPSSAAHQFPEPRTNRPLMHNGAPYHSGRPCSVEDLCTSRRLLVTFPETEGSFRGISGPVLPQPVPPALSLQPELLLGKPGPTPYFWECRSSGAPGFPLHGPLTDGQENAGKCPHQDSDGSDAVFGDLPNGTDLKPEQKPAGEDLEVKSFIFNGQSDDAVTTPGGSKLKTDPEKKFACAECGQTFRTKSYLNKHHHRVHKKRAAAGSNLGNLGSPFSPQQNMSLLESFGFQIVQSAFASSLVDSEMGGSGIDLGDK, translated from the exons ATGGAGAGGACCGATCAGCCGTGGAGTTCCTCCTACACGTACCAGGTGAGCAAACACAGCGCCGAGATGCTACACAACCTCAACACTCAGAGAAAAGATGGTGGCAGGTTTTGCGATGTTATCTTACGCGTCGGAGAGGAAAGCTTCGCGGCCCACAAAGCGGTGTTGGCGGCGTGCAGCGAGTATTTCGAGTCGGTGTTCAGCTGTCAGGCAGTGGACGGCGGCGAAGGCAAGGAGCTGGAGATGCACACGATTAGCCCGAAAGTTTTTCGAGACATCCTGGACTTCGCGTACACCTCCAAGATCGTGGTGCGCCTGGAGTGTTTTCCGGAGCTGATGACAGCGGCGAAGTTTCTGTTAATGCGATCTGTCGTCGAGATCTGTCAGGAGGTTATTAAACAATCCAACGTACATATCCTCGTGCCTCCTTCCCGGGGAGGCGAGCACAGCATGTTTAGGAGCCCCGGGGCCGCGGAGCAGCTGTCACACCCCGTGGACATGTCAAACGGGAGCGTGTCCAACGGCGCTGTGTTTACCAACAATAATGACAACGACGGTGCCGATCCGACACGAGCAAATAACAGCTCGCAGCCGGCGGTTCCAGAAGCGGCTGATCGTTTACCagtgtctccattagagtttcccAGGAACCACCTAAACTCCGAGGGATCCCCGGGATCGAAACGAGGCAGAGGAAGACCCAAAAAAGAGTCCGCGTCGGAGTCGATCACATACAACAGCACTGCTCATAATGAAAATAATCATCTTTTCTCGTGTGGAGTTTGTGGCAAGGTCTTTCCCGACGAGGTCCAGTTAAGAAACCACGAAACGCAGCACGGGACGTTTTCCGGTGGCGTGAGCACCGGCGTGGACCTCGTCGCCGTGGACGGTCCGACGTTGATCTCTCAATCGCAAGCGAGGTTTCAGCAAAACGGGCTCCCGGCGGATAACCGCAAGCGCGAGAGGACGAGACGGCACGTAGCGTGTGACCTGTGCGGAAAGGTTTTCCGGGACGTGTATCACCTGAATCGACACAAGCTGTCACATTCGGGCGAAAAACCGTACGCTTGTCCGGTGTGCGGGCTGCGTTTCAAACGTAAGGATAGGATGTCTTACCACGTGCGATCTCACGACGGGTCGGTGGGTAAACCGTATGTGTGTCAAAGCTGCGGTAAAGGTTTCTCACG GCCAGACCATCTGAATGGACATATTAAACAGGTGCACACCACAGAGAGACCCCATAAATGTCAG ATTTGCAACGCATCCTTTGCAACACGAGATCGACTGAGATCCCATCTGGCGTGCCACGAAGATAAGATACCTTGTCAAGTGTGTGGGAAATTCCTCCGGGCAGCCTACATGACTGACCACTTGAAAAAACACAGTGAAGGACCTCACAACTATTGTGGAATATGCAACAAAG GTTTTTCAACCGCCTCCTACTTAAAGGTGCACGTAAAAACGCACCACAGCTCGTCCGTGCTCCCTTCCTCTGCAGCTCATCAGTTCCCTGAGCCGCGCACCAACAGACCGCTGATGCACAACGGTGCCCCCTACCACTCAGGACGCCCGTGCTCAGTGGAAG ACCTTTGCACCAGTCGCCGGCTCTTGGTTACGTTTCCCGAGACAGAGGGGTCATTTCGGGGGATATCTGGGCCGGTTCTGCCCCAGCCTGTCCCTCCTGCTCTGAGCCTCCAGCCTGAGCTGCTCTTGGGCAAACCAGGTCCAACTCCTTATTTCTGGGAGTGCCGCTCTTCTGGAGCACCAGGGTTTCCACTTCACGGGCCTCTTACAG ACGGGCAGGAGAATGCTGGGAAATGCCCCCACCAGGACTCTGATGGTTCAGACGCAGTTTTCGGCGACCTCCCCAACGGAACCGATCTCAAGCCTGAACAAAAACCCGCAGGAGAAGACCTGGAAGTCAAGTCGTTCATCTTCAACGGACAGTCTGACGACGCGGTGACAACTCCAGGAGGATCCAAACTAAAAACGGACCCGGAAAAGAAGTTTGCTTGCGCCGAGTGTGGACAGACCTTCCGTACAAAGTCTTACCTCAACAAGCACCATCATCGGGTGCACAAGAAACGTGCAGCGGCCGGATCCAATCTTGGTAATCTAGGCTCACCCTTTTCACCCCAACAGAACATGTCACTTCTTGAATCCTTTGGCTTTCAGATCGTCCAGTCAGCCTTTGCTTCATCTCTGGTGGACTCTGAGATGGGCGGCAGTGGAATAGATTTAGGGGACAAATGA
- the patz1 gene encoding POZ (BTB) and AT hook-containing zinc finger 1 isoform X3, translated as MERTDQPWSSSYTYQVSKHSAEMLHNLNTQRKDGGRFCDVILRVGEESFAAHKAVLAACSEYFESVFSCQAVDGGEGKELEMHTISPKVFRDILDFAYTSKIVVRLECFPELMTAAKFLLMRSVVEICQEVIKQSNVHILVPPSRGGEHSMFRSPGAAEQLSHPVDMSNGSVSNGAVFTNNNDNDGADPTRANNSSQPAVPEAADRLPVSPLEFPRNHLNSEGSPGSKRGRGRPKKESASESITYNSTAHNENNHLFSCGVCGKVFPDEVQLRNHETQHGTFSGGVSTGVDLVAVDGPTLISQSQARFQQNGLPADNRKRERTRRHVACDLCGKVFRDVYHLNRHKLSHSGEKPYACPVCGLRFKRKDRMSYHVRSHDGSVGKPYVCQSCGKGFSRPDHLNGHIKQVHTTERPHKCQICNASFATRDRLRSHLACHEDKIPCQVCGKFLRAAYMTDHLKKHSEGPHNYCGICNKGFSTASYLKVHVKTHHSSSVLPSSAAHQFPEPRTNRPLMHNGAPYHSGRPCSVEDLCTSRRLLVTFPETEGSFRGISGPVLPQPVPPALSLQPELLLGKPGPTPYFWECRSSGAPGFPLHGPLTGECWEMPPPGL; from the exons ATGGAGAGGACCGATCAGCCGTGGAGTTCCTCCTACACGTACCAGGTGAGCAAACACAGCGCCGAGATGCTACACAACCTCAACACTCAGAGAAAAGATGGTGGCAGGTTTTGCGATGTTATCTTACGCGTCGGAGAGGAAAGCTTCGCGGCCCACAAAGCGGTGTTGGCGGCGTGCAGCGAGTATTTCGAGTCGGTGTTCAGCTGTCAGGCAGTGGACGGCGGCGAAGGCAAGGAGCTGGAGATGCACACGATTAGCCCGAAAGTTTTTCGAGACATCCTGGACTTCGCGTACACCTCCAAGATCGTGGTGCGCCTGGAGTGTTTTCCGGAGCTGATGACAGCGGCGAAGTTTCTGTTAATGCGATCTGTCGTCGAGATCTGTCAGGAGGTTATTAAACAATCCAACGTACATATCCTCGTGCCTCCTTCCCGGGGAGGCGAGCACAGCATGTTTAGGAGCCCCGGGGCCGCGGAGCAGCTGTCACACCCCGTGGACATGTCAAACGGGAGCGTGTCCAACGGCGCTGTGTTTACCAACAATAATGACAACGACGGTGCCGATCCGACACGAGCAAATAACAGCTCGCAGCCGGCGGTTCCAGAAGCGGCTGATCGTTTACCagtgtctccattagagtttcccAGGAACCACCTAAACTCCGAGGGATCCCCGGGATCGAAACGAGGCAGAGGAAGACCCAAAAAAGAGTCCGCGTCGGAGTCGATCACATACAACAGCACTGCTCATAATGAAAATAATCATCTTTTCTCGTGTGGAGTTTGTGGCAAGGTCTTTCCCGACGAGGTCCAGTTAAGAAACCACGAAACGCAGCACGGGACGTTTTCCGGTGGCGTGAGCACCGGCGTGGACCTCGTCGCCGTGGACGGTCCGACGTTGATCTCTCAATCGCAAGCGAGGTTTCAGCAAAACGGGCTCCCGGCGGATAACCGCAAGCGCGAGAGGACGAGACGGCACGTAGCGTGTGACCTGTGCGGAAAGGTTTTCCGGGACGTGTATCACCTGAATCGACACAAGCTGTCACATTCGGGCGAAAAACCGTACGCTTGTCCGGTGTGCGGGCTGCGTTTCAAACGTAAGGATAGGATGTCTTACCACGTGCGATCTCACGACGGGTCGGTGGGTAAACCGTATGTGTGTCAAAGCTGCGGTAAAGGTTTCTCACG GCCAGACCATCTGAATGGACATATTAAACAGGTGCACACCACAGAGAGACCCCATAAATGTCAG ATTTGCAACGCATCCTTTGCAACACGAGATCGACTGAGATCCCATCTGGCGTGCCACGAAGATAAGATACCTTGTCAAGTGTGTGGGAAATTCCTCCGGGCAGCCTACATGACTGACCACTTGAAAAAACACAGTGAAGGACCTCACAACTATTGTGGAATATGCAACAAAG GTTTTTCAACCGCCTCCTACTTAAAGGTGCACGTAAAAACGCACCACAGCTCGTCCGTGCTCCCTTCCTCTGCAGCTCATCAGTTCCCTGAGCCGCGCACCAACAGACCGCTGATGCACAACGGTGCCCCCTACCACTCAGGACGCCCGTGCTCAGTGGAAG ACCTTTGCACCAGTCGCCGGCTCTTGGTTACGTTTCCCGAGACAGAGGGGTCATTTCGGGGGATATCTGGGCCGGTTCTGCCCCAGCCTGTCCCTCCTGCTCTGAGCCTCCAGCCTGAGCTGCTCTTGGGCAAACCAGGTCCAACTCCTTATTTCTGGGAGTGCCGCTCTTCTGGAGCACCAGGGTTTCCACTTCACGGGCCTCTTACAG GAGAATGCTGGGAAATGCCCCCACCAGGACTCTGA